One window of the Magnolia sinica isolate HGM2019 chromosome 19, MsV1, whole genome shotgun sequence genome contains the following:
- the LOC131234956 gene encoding uncharacterized protein LOC131234956 isoform X6, giving the protein MMLSDDDDIEFDRVTYDHGCLENLRSIYHRGKKKLEKSSSEDEVEMHNFQNEDEFLHSHPRNHTSGADDEAISDEENDDKVISSFSFNSGATKSHNLLHDSENEHQDASCTWSAVLKEAEELVSVHENDGSTSHATNSEARKFQKGSGGKAKHKFSIRLQPYREGLSWTSVVKDENAKSSEVSKMAAGLEALEYGVTEHSMAGLLEGLQEENEKLSEATQLPGELVALVQRGTDHSMVELLDGLQEKNGSSRMTPSMLLQHGNMKERRFQHHEKRTLSSLGDRTLDNEDPLENMDHRMSSEDEDSNQNHLCLQTTNIKGQTMVDRFQEAFRPVAMDGEGGLFPISKQAGCSNLCRSGYYERLQQVMQKEKDRHMEFLKQLQTEASSNDESRCIDVQLLSRYLDAKLTVCNCTILENRKKYKLRKMRLLFCAHISLRFPHDYLLLKEVTAKAIYIPVGYQGISSRRAPKKDGP; this is encoded by the exons ATGATGTTgtcagatgatgatgatattgagtTCGATCGAGTCACGTACGATCATGGTTGCTTGGAGAACCTTAGGTCCATCTATCATAGGGGCAAGAAG AAGCTCGAAAAATCCTCTTCCGAGGATGAGGTTGAAATGCACAATTTCCAAAATGAAGATGAATTCCTTCATTCTCATCCAAGAAATCATACAAGTGGCGCTGATGATGAAGCGATTTCTGATGAG GAAAATGATGACAAAGTGATCTCAAGTTTTTCCTTCAACTCTGGGGCTACCAAGTCCCATAATCTTCTCCATGATTCTGAGAATGAGCACCAAGACGCATCTTGCACATGGTCTGCAGTTCTTAAAGAAGCTGAAGAATTAGTTTCTGTACATGAAAATGATGGCAGTACATCCCATGCCACCAATTCTGAAGCCAGAAAATTTCAGAAAG GTTCTGGAGGCAAAGCCAAGCACAAGTTCTCTATCCGTCTCCAGCCATACAGGGAAGGACTATCCTGGACTTCTGTGGTGAAGGATGAAAATGCAAAATCATCTGAGGTTTCTAAAATGGCTGCAGGATTAGAAGCTCTTGAGTATGGAGTTACAGAACATTCAATGGCTGGGCTTTTGGAAGGTCTtcaggaagaaaatgaaaaattatctGAGGCTACTCAATTGCCTGGAGAGTTAGTAGCTTTAGTGCAGAGGGGTACAGATCATTCAATGGTCGAACTTCTAGATGGCCTTCAGGAGAAGAATGGTTCATCAAGGATGACTCCTAGCATG TTGCTGCAGCATGGTAATATGAAGGAAAGACGGTTCCAACATCATGAGAAGAGAACTTTATCTTCCTTGGGTGATAGAACTCTGGACAACGAAGATCCCCTTGAGAACATGGACCATAGGATGTCAAGTGAGGATGAG GATAGTAATCAAAATCACTTATGCCTTCAAACTACGAATATCAAAGGGCAAACAATGGTGGATCGGTTCCAGGAAGCTTTCCGTCCGGTAGCAATGGATGGTGAGGGGGGCCTCTTTCCTATTAGTAAACAGGCAGG ATGTTCAAATTTGTGTAGAAGTGGATATTATGAGAGATTACAGCAAGTCATGCAGAAAGAGAAGGATAGGCATATGGAGTTCTTGAAGCAGTTGCAGACGGAAGCAAGTTCAAATG ATGAATCAAGATGCATTGATGTACAATTACTATCGAGATACTTGGATGCAAAGCTGACGGTTTGCAATTGCACCATTCTTGAAAACA GAAAGAAGTACAAGTTGCGGAAAATGAGATTATTATTTTGTGCACATATTTCTCTCAGATTTCCGCATGATTACTTGCTCTTAAAAGAG GTTACAGCAAAAGCCATTTATATACCTGTGGGATATCAGGGCATCTCATCCCGACGGGCCCCAAAAAAGGATGGGCCatag
- the LOC131234956 gene encoding uncharacterized protein LOC131234956 isoform X10, translating into MMLSDDDDIEFDRVTYDHGCLENLRSIYHRGKKKLEKSSSEDEVEMHNFQNEDEFLHSHPRNHTSGADDEAISDEENDDKVISSFSFNSGATKSHNLLHDSENEHQDASCTWSAVLKEAEELVSVHENDGSTSHATNSEARKFQKGSGGKAKHKFSIRLQPYREGLSWTSVVKDENAKSSEVSKMAAGLEALEYGVTEHSMAGLLEGLQEENEKLSEATQLPGELVALVQRGTDHSMVELLDGLQEKNGSSRMTPSMLLQHGNMKERRFQHHEKRTLSSLGDRTLDNEDPLENMDHRMSSEDEDSNQNHLCLQTTNIKGQTMVDRFQEAFRPVAMDGEGGLFPISKQAGCSNLCRSGYYERLQQVMQKEKDRHMEFLKQLQTEASSNDESRCIDVQLLSRYLDAKLTVCNCTILENKLPMHEKPSNFSRWWIKYK; encoded by the exons ATGATGTTgtcagatgatgatgatattgagtTCGATCGAGTCACGTACGATCATGGTTGCTTGGAGAACCTTAGGTCCATCTATCATAGGGGCAAGAAG AAGCTCGAAAAATCCTCTTCCGAGGATGAGGTTGAAATGCACAATTTCCAAAATGAAGATGAATTCCTTCATTCTCATCCAAGAAATCATACAAGTGGCGCTGATGATGAAGCGATTTCTGATGAG GAAAATGATGACAAAGTGATCTCAAGTTTTTCCTTCAACTCTGGGGCTACCAAGTCCCATAATCTTCTCCATGATTCTGAGAATGAGCACCAAGACGCATCTTGCACATGGTCTGCAGTTCTTAAAGAAGCTGAAGAATTAGTTTCTGTACATGAAAATGATGGCAGTACATCCCATGCCACCAATTCTGAAGCCAGAAAATTTCAGAAAG GTTCTGGAGGCAAAGCCAAGCACAAGTTCTCTATCCGTCTCCAGCCATACAGGGAAGGACTATCCTGGACTTCTGTGGTGAAGGATGAAAATGCAAAATCATCTGAGGTTTCTAAAATGGCTGCAGGATTAGAAGCTCTTGAGTATGGAGTTACAGAACATTCAATGGCTGGGCTTTTGGAAGGTCTtcaggaagaaaatgaaaaattatctGAGGCTACTCAATTGCCTGGAGAGTTAGTAGCTTTAGTGCAGAGGGGTACAGATCATTCAATGGTCGAACTTCTAGATGGCCTTCAGGAGAAGAATGGTTCATCAAGGATGACTCCTAGCATG TTGCTGCAGCATGGTAATATGAAGGAAAGACGGTTCCAACATCATGAGAAGAGAACTTTATCTTCCTTGGGTGATAGAACTCTGGACAACGAAGATCCCCTTGAGAACATGGACCATAGGATGTCAAGTGAGGATGAG GATAGTAATCAAAATCACTTATGCCTTCAAACTACGAATATCAAAGGGCAAACAATGGTGGATCGGTTCCAGGAAGCTTTCCGTCCGGTAGCAATGGATGGTGAGGGGGGCCTCTTTCCTATTAGTAAACAGGCAGG ATGTTCAAATTTGTGTAGAAGTGGATATTATGAGAGATTACAGCAAGTCATGCAGAAAGAGAAGGATAGGCATATGGAGTTCTTGAAGCAGTTGCAGACGGAAGCAAGTTCAAATG ATGAATCAAGATGCATTGATGTACAATTACTATCGAGATACTTGGATGCAAAGCTGACGGTTTGCAATTGCACCATTCTTGAAAACA AGCTTCCAATGCATGAAAAGCCCTCAAATTTTAGCAGATGGTGGATCAAGTACAAATAG
- the LOC131234956 gene encoding uncharacterized protein LOC131234956 isoform X4: MMLSDDDDIEFDRVTYDHGCLENLRSIYHRGKKKLEKSSSEDEVEMHNFQNEDEFLHSHPRNHTSGADDEAISDEENDDKVISSFSFNSGATKSHNLLHDSENEHQDASCTWSAVLKEAEELVSVHENDGSTSHATNSEARKFQKGSGGKAKHKFSIRLQPYREGLSWTSVVKDENAKSSEVSKMAAGLEALEYGVTEHSMAGLLEGLQEENEKLSEATQLPGELVALVQRGTDHSMVELLDGLQEKNGSSRMTPSMLLQHGNMKERRFQHHEKRTLSSLGDRTLDNEDPLENMDHRMSSEDEDSNQNHLCLQTTNIKGQTMVDRFQEAFRPVAMDGEGGLFPISKQAGCSNLCRSGYYERLQQVMQKEKDRHMEFLKQLQTEASSNDESRCIDVQLLSRYLDAKLTVCNCTILENSKSFQCMKSPQILADGGSSTNRIIVFSPKICDNVELEVGNSIRIHPPWKEVQVAENEIIILCTYFSQISA, from the exons ATGATGTTgtcagatgatgatgatattgagtTCGATCGAGTCACGTACGATCATGGTTGCTTGGAGAACCTTAGGTCCATCTATCATAGGGGCAAGAAG AAGCTCGAAAAATCCTCTTCCGAGGATGAGGTTGAAATGCACAATTTCCAAAATGAAGATGAATTCCTTCATTCTCATCCAAGAAATCATACAAGTGGCGCTGATGATGAAGCGATTTCTGATGAG GAAAATGATGACAAAGTGATCTCAAGTTTTTCCTTCAACTCTGGGGCTACCAAGTCCCATAATCTTCTCCATGATTCTGAGAATGAGCACCAAGACGCATCTTGCACATGGTCTGCAGTTCTTAAAGAAGCTGAAGAATTAGTTTCTGTACATGAAAATGATGGCAGTACATCCCATGCCACCAATTCTGAAGCCAGAAAATTTCAGAAAG GTTCTGGAGGCAAAGCCAAGCACAAGTTCTCTATCCGTCTCCAGCCATACAGGGAAGGACTATCCTGGACTTCTGTGGTGAAGGATGAAAATGCAAAATCATCTGAGGTTTCTAAAATGGCTGCAGGATTAGAAGCTCTTGAGTATGGAGTTACAGAACATTCAATGGCTGGGCTTTTGGAAGGTCTtcaggaagaaaatgaaaaattatctGAGGCTACTCAATTGCCTGGAGAGTTAGTAGCTTTAGTGCAGAGGGGTACAGATCATTCAATGGTCGAACTTCTAGATGGCCTTCAGGAGAAGAATGGTTCATCAAGGATGACTCCTAGCATG TTGCTGCAGCATGGTAATATGAAGGAAAGACGGTTCCAACATCATGAGAAGAGAACTTTATCTTCCTTGGGTGATAGAACTCTGGACAACGAAGATCCCCTTGAGAACATGGACCATAGGATGTCAAGTGAGGATGAG GATAGTAATCAAAATCACTTATGCCTTCAAACTACGAATATCAAAGGGCAAACAATGGTGGATCGGTTCCAGGAAGCTTTCCGTCCGGTAGCAATGGATGGTGAGGGGGGCCTCTTTCCTATTAGTAAACAGGCAGG ATGTTCAAATTTGTGTAGAAGTGGATATTATGAGAGATTACAGCAAGTCATGCAGAAAGAGAAGGATAGGCATATGGAGTTCTTGAAGCAGTTGCAGACGGAAGCAAGTTCAAATG ATGAATCAAGATGCATTGATGTACAATTACTATCGAGATACTTGGATGCAAAGCTGACGGTTTGCAATTGCACCATTCTTGAAAACAGTAAG AGCTTCCAATGCATGAAAAGCCCTCAAATTTTAGCAGATGGTGGATCAAGTACAAATAGAATAATTGTTTTCAGCCCGAAAATATGTGACAATGTAGAGCTCGAAGTTGGAAACTCAATTCGCATTCACCCCCCATG GAAAGAAGTACAAGTTGCGGAAAATGAGATTATTATTTTGTGCACATATTTCTCTCAGATTTCCGCATGA
- the LOC131234956 gene encoding uncharacterized protein LOC131234956 isoform X9 produces MMLSDDDDIEFDRVTYDHGCLENLRSIYHRGKKKLEKSSSEDEVEMHNFQNEDEFLHSHPRNHTSGADDEAISDEENDDKVISSFSFNSGATKSHNLLHDSENEHQDASCTWSAVLKEAEELVSVHENDGSTSHATNSEARKFQKGSGGKAKHKFSIRLQPYREGLSWTSVVKDENAKSSEVSKMAAGLEALEYGVTEHSMAGLLEGLQEENEKLSEATQLPGELVALVQRGTDHSMVELLDGLQEKNGSSRMTPSMLLQHGNMKERRFQHHEKRTLSSLGDRTLDNEDPLENMDHRMSSEDEDSNQNHLCLQTTNIKGQTMVDRFQEAFRPVAMDGEGGLFPISKQAGCSNLCRSGYYERLQQVMQKEKDRHMEFLKQLQTEASSNDESRCIDVQLLSRYLDAKLTVCNCTILENRKKYKLRKMRLLFCAHISLRFPHDYLLLKEVA; encoded by the exons ATGATGTTgtcagatgatgatgatattgagtTCGATCGAGTCACGTACGATCATGGTTGCTTGGAGAACCTTAGGTCCATCTATCATAGGGGCAAGAAG AAGCTCGAAAAATCCTCTTCCGAGGATGAGGTTGAAATGCACAATTTCCAAAATGAAGATGAATTCCTTCATTCTCATCCAAGAAATCATACAAGTGGCGCTGATGATGAAGCGATTTCTGATGAG GAAAATGATGACAAAGTGATCTCAAGTTTTTCCTTCAACTCTGGGGCTACCAAGTCCCATAATCTTCTCCATGATTCTGAGAATGAGCACCAAGACGCATCTTGCACATGGTCTGCAGTTCTTAAAGAAGCTGAAGAATTAGTTTCTGTACATGAAAATGATGGCAGTACATCCCATGCCACCAATTCTGAAGCCAGAAAATTTCAGAAAG GTTCTGGAGGCAAAGCCAAGCACAAGTTCTCTATCCGTCTCCAGCCATACAGGGAAGGACTATCCTGGACTTCTGTGGTGAAGGATGAAAATGCAAAATCATCTGAGGTTTCTAAAATGGCTGCAGGATTAGAAGCTCTTGAGTATGGAGTTACAGAACATTCAATGGCTGGGCTTTTGGAAGGTCTtcaggaagaaaatgaaaaattatctGAGGCTACTCAATTGCCTGGAGAGTTAGTAGCTTTAGTGCAGAGGGGTACAGATCATTCAATGGTCGAACTTCTAGATGGCCTTCAGGAGAAGAATGGTTCATCAAGGATGACTCCTAGCATG TTGCTGCAGCATGGTAATATGAAGGAAAGACGGTTCCAACATCATGAGAAGAGAACTTTATCTTCCTTGGGTGATAGAACTCTGGACAACGAAGATCCCCTTGAGAACATGGACCATAGGATGTCAAGTGAGGATGAG GATAGTAATCAAAATCACTTATGCCTTCAAACTACGAATATCAAAGGGCAAACAATGGTGGATCGGTTCCAGGAAGCTTTCCGTCCGGTAGCAATGGATGGTGAGGGGGGCCTCTTTCCTATTAGTAAACAGGCAGG ATGTTCAAATTTGTGTAGAAGTGGATATTATGAGAGATTACAGCAAGTCATGCAGAAAGAGAAGGATAGGCATATGGAGTTCTTGAAGCAGTTGCAGACGGAAGCAAGTTCAAATG ATGAATCAAGATGCATTGATGTACAATTACTATCGAGATACTTGGATGCAAAGCTGACGGTTTGCAATTGCACCATTCTTGAAAACA GAAAGAAGTACAAGTTGCGGAAAATGAGATTATTATTTTGTGCACATATTTCTCTCAGATTTCCGCATGATTACTTGCTCTTAAAAGAG GTTGCATAA
- the LOC131234956 gene encoding uncharacterized protein LOC131234956 isoform X1, with the protein MMLSDDDDIEFDRVTYDHGCLENLRSIYHRGKKKLEKSSSEDEVEMHNFQNEDEFLHSHPRNHTSGADDEAISDEENDDKVISSFSFNSGATKSHNLLHDSENEHQDASCTWSAVLKEAEELVSVHENDGSTSHATNSEARKFQKGSGGKAKHKFSIRLQPYREGLSWTSVVKDENAKSSEVSKMAAGLEALEYGVTEHSMAGLLEGLQEENEKLSEATQLPGELVALVQRGTDHSMVELLDGLQEKNGSSRMTPSMLLQHGNMKERRFQHHEKRTLSSLGDRTLDNEDPLENMDHRMSSEDEDSNQNHLCLQTTNIKGQTMVDRFQEAFRPVAMDGEGGLFPISKQAGCSNLCRSGYYERLQQVMQKEKDRHMEFLKQLQTEASSNDESRCIDVQLLSRYLDAKLTVCNCTILENSKSFQCMKSPQILADGGSSTNRIIVFSPKICDNVELEVGNSIRIHPPWYELIRKEVQVAENEIIILCTYFSQISA; encoded by the exons ATGATGTTgtcagatgatgatgatattgagtTCGATCGAGTCACGTACGATCATGGTTGCTTGGAGAACCTTAGGTCCATCTATCATAGGGGCAAGAAG AAGCTCGAAAAATCCTCTTCCGAGGATGAGGTTGAAATGCACAATTTCCAAAATGAAGATGAATTCCTTCATTCTCATCCAAGAAATCATACAAGTGGCGCTGATGATGAAGCGATTTCTGATGAG GAAAATGATGACAAAGTGATCTCAAGTTTTTCCTTCAACTCTGGGGCTACCAAGTCCCATAATCTTCTCCATGATTCTGAGAATGAGCACCAAGACGCATCTTGCACATGGTCTGCAGTTCTTAAAGAAGCTGAAGAATTAGTTTCTGTACATGAAAATGATGGCAGTACATCCCATGCCACCAATTCTGAAGCCAGAAAATTTCAGAAAG GTTCTGGAGGCAAAGCCAAGCACAAGTTCTCTATCCGTCTCCAGCCATACAGGGAAGGACTATCCTGGACTTCTGTGGTGAAGGATGAAAATGCAAAATCATCTGAGGTTTCTAAAATGGCTGCAGGATTAGAAGCTCTTGAGTATGGAGTTACAGAACATTCAATGGCTGGGCTTTTGGAAGGTCTtcaggaagaaaatgaaaaattatctGAGGCTACTCAATTGCCTGGAGAGTTAGTAGCTTTAGTGCAGAGGGGTACAGATCATTCAATGGTCGAACTTCTAGATGGCCTTCAGGAGAAGAATGGTTCATCAAGGATGACTCCTAGCATG TTGCTGCAGCATGGTAATATGAAGGAAAGACGGTTCCAACATCATGAGAAGAGAACTTTATCTTCCTTGGGTGATAGAACTCTGGACAACGAAGATCCCCTTGAGAACATGGACCATAGGATGTCAAGTGAGGATGAG GATAGTAATCAAAATCACTTATGCCTTCAAACTACGAATATCAAAGGGCAAACAATGGTGGATCGGTTCCAGGAAGCTTTCCGTCCGGTAGCAATGGATGGTGAGGGGGGCCTCTTTCCTATTAGTAAACAGGCAGG ATGTTCAAATTTGTGTAGAAGTGGATATTATGAGAGATTACAGCAAGTCATGCAGAAAGAGAAGGATAGGCATATGGAGTTCTTGAAGCAGTTGCAGACGGAAGCAAGTTCAAATG ATGAATCAAGATGCATTGATGTACAATTACTATCGAGATACTTGGATGCAAAGCTGACGGTTTGCAATTGCACCATTCTTGAAAACAGTAAG AGCTTCCAATGCATGAAAAGCCCTCAAATTTTAGCAGATGGTGGATCAAGTACAAATAGAATAATTGTTTTCAGCCCGAAAATATGTGACAATGTAGAGCTCGAAGTTGGAAACTCAATTCGCATTCACCCCCCATGGTATGAGCTTATAAG GAAAGAAGTACAAGTTGCGGAAAATGAGATTATTATTTTGTGCACATATTTCTCTCAGATTTCCGCATGA
- the LOC131234956 gene encoding uncharacterized protein LOC131234956 isoform X5, whose amino-acid sequence MMLSDDDDIEFDRVTYDHGCLENLRSIYHRGKKKLEKSSSEDEVEMHNFQNEDEFLHSHPRNHTSGADDEAISDEENDDKVISSFSFNSGATKSHNLLHDSENEHQDASCTWSAVLKEAEELVSVHENDGSTSHATNSEARKFQKGSGGKAKHKFSIRLQPYREGLSWTSVVKDENAKSSEVSKMAAGLEALEYGVTEHSMAGLLEGLQEENEKLSEATQLPGELVALVQRGTDHSMVELLDGLQEKNGSSRMTPSMLLQHGNMKERRFQHHEKRTLSSLGDRTLDNEDPLENMDHRMSSEDEDSNQNHLCLQTTNIKGQTMVDRFQEAFRPVAMDGEGGLFPISKQAGSGYYERLQQVMQKEKDRHMEFLKQLQTEASSNDESRCIDVQLLSRYLDAKLTVCNCTILENSKSFQCMKSPQILADGGSSTNRIIVFSPKICDNVELEVGNSIRIHPPWYELIRKEVQVAENEIIILCTYFSQISA is encoded by the exons ATGATGTTgtcagatgatgatgatattgagtTCGATCGAGTCACGTACGATCATGGTTGCTTGGAGAACCTTAGGTCCATCTATCATAGGGGCAAGAAG AAGCTCGAAAAATCCTCTTCCGAGGATGAGGTTGAAATGCACAATTTCCAAAATGAAGATGAATTCCTTCATTCTCATCCAAGAAATCATACAAGTGGCGCTGATGATGAAGCGATTTCTGATGAG GAAAATGATGACAAAGTGATCTCAAGTTTTTCCTTCAACTCTGGGGCTACCAAGTCCCATAATCTTCTCCATGATTCTGAGAATGAGCACCAAGACGCATCTTGCACATGGTCTGCAGTTCTTAAAGAAGCTGAAGAATTAGTTTCTGTACATGAAAATGATGGCAGTACATCCCATGCCACCAATTCTGAAGCCAGAAAATTTCAGAAAG GTTCTGGAGGCAAAGCCAAGCACAAGTTCTCTATCCGTCTCCAGCCATACAGGGAAGGACTATCCTGGACTTCTGTGGTGAAGGATGAAAATGCAAAATCATCTGAGGTTTCTAAAATGGCTGCAGGATTAGAAGCTCTTGAGTATGGAGTTACAGAACATTCAATGGCTGGGCTTTTGGAAGGTCTtcaggaagaaaatgaaaaattatctGAGGCTACTCAATTGCCTGGAGAGTTAGTAGCTTTAGTGCAGAGGGGTACAGATCATTCAATGGTCGAACTTCTAGATGGCCTTCAGGAGAAGAATGGTTCATCAAGGATGACTCCTAGCATG TTGCTGCAGCATGGTAATATGAAGGAAAGACGGTTCCAACATCATGAGAAGAGAACTTTATCTTCCTTGGGTGATAGAACTCTGGACAACGAAGATCCCCTTGAGAACATGGACCATAGGATGTCAAGTGAGGATGAG GATAGTAATCAAAATCACTTATGCCTTCAAACTACGAATATCAAAGGGCAAACAATGGTGGATCGGTTCCAGGAAGCTTTCCGTCCGGTAGCAATGGATGGTGAGGGGGGCCTCTTTCCTATTAGTAAACAGGCAGG AAGTGGATATTATGAGAGATTACAGCAAGTCATGCAGAAAGAGAAGGATAGGCATATGGAGTTCTTGAAGCAGTTGCAGACGGAAGCAAGTTCAAATG ATGAATCAAGATGCATTGATGTACAATTACTATCGAGATACTTGGATGCAAAGCTGACGGTTTGCAATTGCACCATTCTTGAAAACAGTAAG AGCTTCCAATGCATGAAAAGCCCTCAAATTTTAGCAGATGGTGGATCAAGTACAAATAGAATAATTGTTTTCAGCCCGAAAATATGTGACAATGTAGAGCTCGAAGTTGGAAACTCAATTCGCATTCACCCCCCATGGTATGAGCTTATAAG GAAAGAAGTACAAGTTGCGGAAAATGAGATTATTATTTTGTGCACATATTTCTCTCAGATTTCCGCATGA
- the LOC131234956 gene encoding uncharacterized protein LOC131234956 isoform X8 — protein sequence MMLSDDDDIEFDRVTYDHGCLENLRSIYHRGKKKLEKSSSEDEVEMHNFQNEDEFLHSHPRNHTSGADDEAISDEENDDKVISSFSFNSGATKSHNLLHDSENEHQDASCTWSAVLKEAEELVSVHENDGSTSHATNSEARKFQKGSGGKAKHKFSIRLQPYREGLSWTSVVKDENAKSSEVSKMAAGLEALEYGVTEHSMAGLLEGLQEENEKLSEATQLPGELVALVQRGTDHSMVELLDGLQEKNGSSRMTPSMLLQHGNMKERRFQHHEKRTLSSLGDRTLDNEDPLENMDHRMSSEDEDSNQNHLCLQTTNIKGQTMVDRFQEAFRPVAMDGEGGLFPISKQAGCSNLCRSGYYERLQQVMQKEKDRHMEFLKQLQTEASSNDESRCIDVQLLSRYLDAKLTVCNCTILENRKKYKLRKMRLLFCAHISLRFPHDYLLLKECSL from the exons ATGATGTTgtcagatgatgatgatattgagtTCGATCGAGTCACGTACGATCATGGTTGCTTGGAGAACCTTAGGTCCATCTATCATAGGGGCAAGAAG AAGCTCGAAAAATCCTCTTCCGAGGATGAGGTTGAAATGCACAATTTCCAAAATGAAGATGAATTCCTTCATTCTCATCCAAGAAATCATACAAGTGGCGCTGATGATGAAGCGATTTCTGATGAG GAAAATGATGACAAAGTGATCTCAAGTTTTTCCTTCAACTCTGGGGCTACCAAGTCCCATAATCTTCTCCATGATTCTGAGAATGAGCACCAAGACGCATCTTGCACATGGTCTGCAGTTCTTAAAGAAGCTGAAGAATTAGTTTCTGTACATGAAAATGATGGCAGTACATCCCATGCCACCAATTCTGAAGCCAGAAAATTTCAGAAAG GTTCTGGAGGCAAAGCCAAGCACAAGTTCTCTATCCGTCTCCAGCCATACAGGGAAGGACTATCCTGGACTTCTGTGGTGAAGGATGAAAATGCAAAATCATCTGAGGTTTCTAAAATGGCTGCAGGATTAGAAGCTCTTGAGTATGGAGTTACAGAACATTCAATGGCTGGGCTTTTGGAAGGTCTtcaggaagaaaatgaaaaattatctGAGGCTACTCAATTGCCTGGAGAGTTAGTAGCTTTAGTGCAGAGGGGTACAGATCATTCAATGGTCGAACTTCTAGATGGCCTTCAGGAGAAGAATGGTTCATCAAGGATGACTCCTAGCATG TTGCTGCAGCATGGTAATATGAAGGAAAGACGGTTCCAACATCATGAGAAGAGAACTTTATCTTCCTTGGGTGATAGAACTCTGGACAACGAAGATCCCCTTGAGAACATGGACCATAGGATGTCAAGTGAGGATGAG GATAGTAATCAAAATCACTTATGCCTTCAAACTACGAATATCAAAGGGCAAACAATGGTGGATCGGTTCCAGGAAGCTTTCCGTCCGGTAGCAATGGATGGTGAGGGGGGCCTCTTTCCTATTAGTAAACAGGCAGG ATGTTCAAATTTGTGTAGAAGTGGATATTATGAGAGATTACAGCAAGTCATGCAGAAAGAGAAGGATAGGCATATGGAGTTCTTGAAGCAGTTGCAGACGGAAGCAAGTTCAAATG ATGAATCAAGATGCATTGATGTACAATTACTATCGAGATACTTGGATGCAAAGCTGACGGTTTGCAATTGCACCATTCTTGAAAACA GAAAGAAGTACAAGTTGCGGAAAATGAGATTATTATTTTGTGCACATATTTCTCTCAGATTTCCGCATGATTACTTGCTCTTAAAAGAG TGCTCTCTATGA